One Phaseolus vulgaris cultivar G19833 chromosome 11, P. vulgaris v2.0, whole genome shotgun sequence genomic window carries:
- the LOC137832747 gene encoding G-type lectin S-receptor-like serine/threonine-protein kinase At4g27290, with the protein MDILSSLIFVACVLIPSLKFFIAADTIRLSQSISDGMTLVSQGETFELGFFSPENSKNRYLGIWYKNITQTVVWVANGAINDSSGILTLNSTGSLVLRQHDKVVWYTTTSEKQARNPVAQLLDSGNLVVRDESETDSEEAYLWQSFDHPSDTILPGMKLGRNIRTGMEWRMTAWKSPNDPSPGNFYWGLLPYNYPEFYLMKGTEKFVRIGPWNGLHFSGIPDQKPNSIYDFNYISNKDEMYYTFSLKNDAVISRLVMNQTSYMTIRYVWMEDGQYWKLYKSLPKDNCDYYGICGVYGTCTITGPQICQCLSGFSPKSPQAWNSSDWSDGCVRNKPLNCTEKHKDGFVKVKGVKVPDTTNTWVDETISLEECREKCSNNCSCMAYTNSDINGKGTGCVMWFGDLIDIRQFDNDGQDLHIRMHASEIGKQEGNKKVIIIVASIIVIILGVIFIGCYRFYTVRHSITEYSDTVHDENREGSEDDLDLPSLDLSTIVTATNNFSIKNKIGEGGFGPVYKGKTVSGQEIAVKRLSRSSGQGMTEFKNEVKLIAKLQHRNLVKLLGCCVQEQDRMLVYEYMPNRSLDWLIFDDTKSKMLDWPKRFNISGIARGLLYLHHDSRLRIIHRDLKASNVLLDDQMNPKISDFGIARIFGGDQTEGNTKRVAGTYGYMSPEYAADGLFSMKSDVFSFGILLLEIISGKRNRGFYLENQYPNLVTHAWSLWQEGTAIEMVDSSIEDSCVLSEVLRCIHVSLLCVQQYAEDRPVMSAVVLMLGSESELAEPKEPGFYIKNDQVATTSTSGRTTSTNEITITLLEAR; encoded by the exons ATGGATATTCTTTCTTCATTGATCTTTGTTGCTTGTGTACTCATCCCTTCTCTCAAATTTTTCATAGCAGCTGATACTATTCGTTTGTCCCAGTCCATTAGTGATGGCATGACCTTGGTTTCCCAAGGTGAAACATTTGAACTCGGTTTCTTCAGTCCTGAGAACTCAAAGAATCGTTATCTTGGAATTTGGTACAAGAATATCACACAGACAGTTGTTTGGGTGGCAAATGGGGCCATCAATGACTCCTCAGGGATCTTAACACTGAACAGCACAGGAAGCCTTGTTCTCAGGCAGCATGACAAGGTTGTGTGGTACACAACAACGTCTGAAAAACAAGCACGGAATCCTGTGGCACAGCTTCTGGATTCAGGGAACCTTGTGGTAAGAGATGAGAGTGAAACAGACTCAGAAGAAGCCTATCTGTGGCAAAGCTTTGACCACCCTTCAGACACAATATTGCCAGGGATGAAGCTGGGACGGAACATCAGAACTGGCATGGAATGGAGAATGACAGCTTGGAAGAGTCCCAATGATCCATCCCCAGGAAACTTTTATTGGGGTCTATTGCCTTATAATTATCCTGAGTTTTATCTGATGAAGGGTACAGAAAAATTTGTGAGAATTGGACCATGGAATGGCCTACATTTCAGTGGTATACCAGATCAAAAGCCTAACTCCATTTATGATTTCAACTACATATCCAACAAGGATGAGATGTACTACACTTTCAGCCTCAAGAATGATGCTGTGATCTCAAGATTGGTAATGAATCAAACCAGTTATATGACTATTCGGTACGTATGGATGGAAGATGGACAATATTGGAAGTTATATAAATCACTGCCAAAAGACAATTGTGACTATTATGGAATATGTGGAGTCTATGGGACATGCACCATCACAGGCCCTCAAATATGTCAATGCTTATCAGGGTTCAGTCCCAAGTCACCACAAGCATGGAACTCATCTGACTGGTCTGATGGGTGTGTACGGAATAAGCCATTAAACTGCACTGAGAAACACAAGGATGGCTTTGTGAAAGTGaaaggtgtgaaagtgccagATACTACAAATACTTGGGTAGATGAGACAATAAGTCTAGAAGAATGCAGAGAGAAGTGCTCAAATAATTGTTCTTGTATGGCCTATACTAATTCAGACATAAATGGTAAAGGTACTGGTTGTGTCATGTGGTTTGGAGATCTAATTGATATTAGACAGTTTGATAATGATGGGCAGGATCTACATATTCGAATGCATGCTTCAGAAATAG GGAAACAAGAAGGGAACAAGAAAGTGATAATAATAGTTGCTTCCATCATTGTCATCATTTTAGGAGTCATTTTCATTGGTTGCTATCGATTCTACACTGTCCGGCACAGCATAACTG AGTATTCAGACACTGTACATGATGAAAATAGAGAAGGTAGTGAAGATGATCTTGATCTCCCATCACTAGACCTTTCAACAATAGTCACTGCCACCAATAACTTCTCAATAAAAAACAAGATTGGAGAAGGTGGTTTTGGACCAGTATACAAG GGAAAAACAGTAAGTGGACAAGAAATTGCTGTGAAGAGGCTTTCAAGAAGCTCTGGACAAGGAATGACAGAGTTCAAGAATGAAGTAAAACTGATAGCAAAACTTCAGCACCGAAATCTTGTTAAGCTTCTCGGTTGTTGCGTTCAGGAACAGGACAGAATGCTAGTCTATGAATACATGCCTAACCGTAGTTTGGATTGGTTGATATTTG ATGATACTAAAAGCAAAATGCTAGATTGGCCTAAGCGCTTCAACATTAGTGGAATTGCCCGAGGTCTCCTTTATCTTCATCATGATTCTAGATTGAGGATAATTCATAGAGATCTCAAAGCAAGTAATGTTTTGCTGGATGACCAGATGAATCCAAAAATATCAGATTTTGGCATTGCTAGAATTTTTGGAGGAGATCAGACAGAAGGAAACACAAAGCGAGTAGCAGGAACATA TGGCTACATGTCACCAGAATATGCAGCAGATGGTCTTTTTTCTATGAAATCTGATGTTTTCAGTTTTGGTATTTTGCTGCTGGAGATTATAAGTGGAAAGAGAAATAGAGGCTTCtatcttgaaaaccaatatcctAACCTTGTAACTCAT GCATGGAGTCTATGGCAAGAGGGTACGGCTATAGAGATGGTTGACTCAAGCATTGAGGACTCATGTGTTTTATCAGAGGTTTTGCGTTGCATCCATGTGAGTCTCTTATGTGTCCAACAATATGCAGAGGATAGACCTGTAATGTCTGCTGTGGTTCTAATGCTGGGGAGTGAGAGTGAATTGGCTGAGCCAAAAGAACCtggtttctatataaagaaTGATCAAGTTGCAACAACTTCTACCTCAGGTCGAACTACCTCAACCAATGAAATAACTATCACATTGTTAGAAGCTAGATGA